The DNA region CTGAGAATGTCTATAAATATAACTCCTGCATCAGGGCTGCATCCTCCGGCGTTAAGCCTTGCAATATGCCTTGCCCTGAGAGTCTTTTCCATGTAGTCTATCCTATCCTCAAGATCCAGCACTTCCTGGGCTATCTTGGGGTTCTCCTCTTCAAGTGCCTGAACGCTCTTGGCAACAGCGGAAACGACGAGATCAAACATCTCTTTGCACTCTTCCAGCGCCTTTGGAGAGAATTTCAGCTTGTGATCCTGAAGGAACTGATACATCTCTACCAGATTGGTAGCGTGGTCCCCTATCCTCTCTATGTCTCCCACACCGCTTATGCATGAGTTCAGTATCATTGAAAGATCCGGAGAGAGACCTGCCTGACCGACTTCTGTACCATATCGTACGATATCATGGGTTATTTCGTTCACGTTCCGTTCCATCCTGTCGATCTCTGCTACAAGCTTTTCATTGTCGGAAAGGAACATGGTCCGGCATGCTTCTATCATCCTTAAGGAGGATATTCCTAGACGGATCATCTCCTTACGTACGGCGTCAACTGCAGCGGCTCTCGATGCAGTGATGAGCGTCGGGTTCAGGAACAATGCGCCAAGCACCTTTTCATTTTTATCATCCGGGAGAAGTTTTCTGATGAACTTTGAGTACTGTGTGACGAAGGGAAGGAACATAAGTGCGATTATCACGTTGAAGATCGTGTGGGCGTTTGCTACCTGACGCGATATATCCGATGCAGTGCTCTCTATCAAAGAAGTATAGAAAGGCAGGATCATCATTATTACGACCGTTCCAAGCACTTTAATCATTACGTGCGCCGCTGCGGCTTGCTTTGCTGACCTGTTTGCACCAAGTGACGCAAGGACGGCTGTGATAGTCGTGCCGATATTGTCTCCCAGAATGATTGCAATGGCGGTCTGAAGCGGTACTACACCCTGGGCCGCTATCGCCATCGTAAGACCAACTGTGGCGGAACTTGACTGGACAATAAGCGTTATAGCAAGACCTGAAAGGAAAGCAAGGAAGAGATGATCTCCGAAGACAGTAACGATCTCAGGCCGTTGTTTAAGGAAAGCAAGAGGTTCCTGCATCATATCCATTCCTATGAAAAGCAGTCCGAAACCAACAAGTCCTACACCTATCTGCTTGTGTCTCTTCTTCTGGCACAGGATGCAGAGACCGGCTCCTATCATCGCACAGACGTAAGCCACGTCAGTGATCTTGAATGCTATCAGCTGTGCTGTAACTGTTGTACCTATGTTTGCTCCGAGAATTACACCTATCGCCTGCGTAAGGCTCATAAAACCGACGTCTACGAAGCTGACTACCATGACTGTTGTTGCACTGCTGCTTTGAAGTATACTGGTTACCGCCGTACCGAGAAGCAAACCTTTTAATGGGGTTCCTGTGAGGGATCCAATCAGTTTTCTCAGTTTGTCCCCTGCAATTATCTGAAGTGATTCTCCCATGATAATTATTCCGTAGATCAAAATTCCAACTCCTGCAAATATCTGCAGAAATGAAGTAATAGACATCATATCTCT from Synergistetes bacterium HGW-Synergistetes-1 includes:
- a CDS encoding Na/Pi cotransporter, with translation MSITSFLQIFAGVGILIYGIIIMGESLQIIAGDKLRKLIGSLTGTPLKGLLLGTAVTSILQSSSATTVMVVSFVDVGFMSLTQAIGVILGANIGTTVTAQLIAFKITDVAYVCAMIGAGLCILCQKKRHKQIGVGLVGFGLLFIGMDMMQEPLAFLKQRPEIVTVFGDHLFLAFLSGLAITLIVQSSSATVGLTMAIAAQGVVPLQTAIAIILGDNIGTTITAVLASLGANRSAKQAAAAHVMIKVLGTVVIMMILPFYTSLIESTASDISRQVANAHTIFNVIIALMFLPFVTQYSKFIRKLLPDDKNEKVLGALFLNPTLITASRAAAVDAVRKEMIRLGISSLRMIEACRTMFLSDNEKLVAEIDRMERNVNEITHDIVRYGTEVGQAGLSPDLSMILNSCISGVGDIERIGDHATNLVEMYQFLQDHKLKFSPKALEECKEMFDLVVSAVAKSVQALEEENPKIAQEVLDLEDRIDYMEKTLRARHIARLNAGGCSPDAGVIFIDILSNLERVGDHAHNIAMVVFDIERMHSHGE